From Bradyrhizobium symbiodeficiens, the proteins below share one genomic window:
- a CDS encoding ABC transporter permease, whose product MNHEPLLLATPSGDALNLRPEGPWTAANVVALETLSRSVGADLDRSRVVTLDMSGVSALDTLGAWVLEKLSRRAATSGRSAEFVGVADHFSGLLDEVRQVNRHTPVPVAAPNPVLARLGDLGKATAGAREDITIFLQMLGALFMAVIGALRRPRSLRLTSLIYQLYRIGWQAIPIVALITFLIGAIIAQQGFFHFRRFGAESYTVDMVGILVLRELGVLIVAIMVAGRSGSAYTAELGSMKMREEIDALSTMGLDPVDVLILPRVAALVIALPILTFIGSIAALYGGGLVAQFYGDMGPAIYIARLREAISVTHFEVGILKAPFMALVIGIVACSEGLRVKGSAESLGRQTTTSVVKSIFLVIVLDGLFAIFFASIGM is encoded by the coding sequence GTGAACCACGAACCGCTGTTGCTCGCGACGCCGTCCGGCGACGCGCTGAACTTGCGCCCCGAAGGGCCCTGGACCGCCGCGAACGTGGTCGCGCTCGAGACATTGTCCCGGTCGGTCGGTGCGGACCTCGATCGCTCGCGCGTCGTCACCCTGGATATGTCGGGCGTCAGCGCGCTCGACACGCTCGGTGCCTGGGTCCTGGAAAAACTGTCGCGCAGGGCCGCAACATCGGGCAGGTCGGCCGAATTCGTCGGCGTCGCCGATCATTTCAGCGGGCTGCTCGACGAGGTGCGCCAGGTCAATCGCCACACACCGGTCCCGGTCGCCGCGCCCAATCCGGTGCTGGCGAGGCTGGGCGACCTCGGCAAGGCAACGGCCGGTGCGCGGGAAGACATCACGATCTTCCTGCAGATGCTCGGCGCATTGTTCATGGCCGTGATCGGCGCGCTGCGCCGGCCGCGTTCGCTGCGGCTGACCTCGCTGATCTATCAGCTTTATCGCATCGGGTGGCAGGCGATCCCCATCGTCGCGCTGATCACTTTCCTGATCGGCGCCATCATCGCGCAGCAGGGCTTCTTCCATTTCCGCAGGTTCGGCGCGGAGTCCTACACCGTCGACATGGTCGGCATCCTGGTGCTGCGCGAGCTCGGCGTGCTGATCGTCGCCATTATGGTCGCGGGCCGGTCGGGAAGCGCCTACACCGCCGAACTCGGCTCGATGAAGATGCGCGAGGAGATCGACGCGCTCTCGACCATGGGGCTCGATCCCGTTGACGTCCTGATCCTGCCGCGCGTTGCGGCCCTGGTCATTGCGCTGCCGATCCTCACCTTCATCGGATCGATTGCCGCGCTTTATGGTGGCGGTCTCGTCGCGCAGTTCTACGGCGACATGGGGCCGGCGATCTACATCGCACGGCTGCGTGAGGCCATCTCCGTCACCCATTTCGAGGTGGGCATCCTGAAAGCGCCGTTCATGGCGCTGGTGATCGGGATCGTGGCCTGCAGCGAGGGGCTGCGCGTCAAGGGTAGCGCGGAATCGCTCGGGCGGCAGACTACGACGTCGGTGGTGAAGTCGATCTTCCTGGTGATCGTGCTCGACGGCCTGTTCGCGATCTTCTTTGCCTCGATCGGAATGTGA
- a CDS encoding CHAD domain-containing protein, which yields MARPTTTPTAARTTPAARRNALPGRLSPGMACDTAFRIIARRHLDAVLAQHDGTCGGDPDALHQIRIALTHLRTAIRFFSPMVDDALRPKVWAELKWLNGQLGMVRDLDVAIERIVAESGDELAVVAELQHWNDKRAESHRLLARALQSPRYRRLVEQTAIWIESGPWSTRRSKEAIRLRRCTLADHATARLTEWETTLLKKARKLHKLDVEKRHKLRILNKRLTYSIESLQDLFAEESLTKQKSILKKLRKAQRSLGQLNDDARGRALAASLNGAGLDAGNRFRSRKREKKLLRKAATAYRKLNKAKPFRSSDLAPSSEPEA from the coding sequence ATGGCGCGACCCACCACGACCCCGACGGCCGCTCGCACCACGCCGGCGGCGCGGCGCAATGCCTTGCCCGGCCGCCTCAGCCCCGGAATGGCCTGCGATACCGCGTTCCGCATCATCGCGCGCCGCCACCTCGATGCCGTGCTCGCCCAGCATGACGGCACCTGCGGCGGCGATCCCGACGCGCTGCACCAGATCCGGATCGCGTTGACGCATCTGCGAACCGCCATCCGCTTCTTCTCGCCGATGGTCGACGACGCCCTGCGCCCGAAGGTCTGGGCCGAACTGAAATGGCTGAACGGCCAGCTCGGCATGGTCAGGGATCTCGACGTGGCAATCGAACGGATCGTCGCCGAGAGCGGCGACGAGCTCGCGGTCGTCGCCGAGCTTCAGCATTGGAACGACAAGCGCGCCGAGAGCCACCGCCTGCTGGCTCGTGCGCTGCAATCCCCGCGGTATCGCCGCCTTGTCGAGCAGACCGCGATCTGGATCGAGAGCGGCCCCTGGTCGACCCGGCGCAGCAAGGAAGCCATTCGATTGCGCCGCTGCACGCTCGCCGACCACGCGACGGCACGGCTGACCGAGTGGGAGACGACGCTGCTCAAGAAGGCGCGAAAACTCCACAAGCTCGACGTCGAGAAACGACACAAGCTGCGGATTCTCAACAAGCGGCTGACCTATTCGATCGAGTCGCTCCAGGACCTGTTCGCCGAGGAATCGCTGACGAAACAGAAATCCATCCTCAAGAAATTGCGCAAGGCGCAACGGTCGCTCGGACAATTGAACGACGATGCACGGGGACGAGCGCTGGCGGCCTCGTTGAACGGTGCCGGCCTCGATGCCGGCAATCGCTTCCGCAGCCGCAAGCGGGAGAAAAAGCTGTTGCGTAAAGCGGCAACGGCCTACCGCAAACTGAACAAGGCCAAGCCCTTCCGCTCCTCGGATCTCGCACCGAGTTCGGAGCCGGAGGCTTAG
- a CDS encoding AAA family ATPase, with product MKDEMATQERIFRTLARHPDVTRIDTHGASVFLDGKRALKIKRAVRFPFLDYSTLEKRKRACEEEIRINRPLAPQIYHRVVAITEEPDGSVEVDGPGRPIEYAVDMSRFDENMTLDHLAKVGPLDAKLASAAADAIAASHGAATRADGEAWVASIPALIDGNSHGLRAGGHFNAGDIEKLGKASHEAFLRLRPLLAERSGQGFVRRCHGDLHLANIVLIDDRPVLFDAIEFDARMATVDVLYDLAFTLMDLLHHDQPCAANIVLNRYLAGTPADNLDALSALPLFMSIRAAIRAQVALARLKPAHPDDPGILGEARRYFDLARTLIHPAAPRLIAVGGLSGTGKTVLAQALAPVVAPPPGAVVLRSDLVRKQMFGVEDTHRLPPSAYTPEQAARVYDTLAQHTRRVLAQGHSAIIDGVFAREDERDAIAVLARERNVPLNGLFLVADLATRQMRIGSRRGDASDATQEVAAQQEHYNIGRVGWATIDASGTREQTLENCRDAIAEGK from the coding sequence ATGAAAGATGAAATGGCGACCCAGGAGCGGATCTTCCGGACGCTGGCCCGTCATCCCGACGTGACGCGGATCGACACGCATGGAGCCTCGGTCTTTCTCGACGGCAAGCGCGCGTTGAAGATCAAGCGCGCCGTCCGGTTTCCCTTCCTCGATTATTCGACGCTCGAGAAACGCAAGAGGGCGTGCGAGGAGGAGATCAGGATCAACCGGCCGCTGGCGCCGCAGATCTATCATCGCGTCGTGGCGATCACGGAAGAACCGGATGGCTCGGTGGAGGTCGACGGTCCCGGCCGGCCGATCGAGTATGCGGTGGACATGTCGCGCTTCGACGAAAACATGACGCTGGATCACCTGGCAAAGGTGGGCCCGCTGGATGCGAAGCTCGCTTCGGCTGCCGCGGACGCGATTGCGGCCTCCCACGGCGCAGCGACACGCGCCGACGGCGAAGCGTGGGTCGCCTCCATCCCCGCCCTGATCGACGGCAACAGTCACGGTCTGCGGGCCGGCGGCCATTTCAATGCGGGAGACATCGAAAAGCTCGGCAAAGCCTCCCACGAGGCATTCTTGCGCCTCCGTCCCCTGCTCGCAGAGCGCAGCGGTCAGGGCTTCGTGCGCCGCTGCCATGGCGATCTGCATCTCGCGAACATCGTCCTGATCGACGACCGGCCGGTGCTGTTCGACGCCATCGAATTCGATGCGCGGATGGCGACCGTCGACGTGCTCTACGATCTCGCATTCACGCTGATGGACCTGTTGCACCACGATCAGCCATGTGCGGCCAACATCGTCCTGAACCGCTATCTCGCCGGGACGCCGGCCGACAATCTCGATGCGCTCTCGGCCCTGCCGCTTTTCATGTCCATCCGCGCAGCGATCCGCGCCCAGGTGGCCCTGGCGCGGCTGAAGCCGGCGCATCCCGATGACCCCGGCATCCTTGGCGAGGCAAGACGTTATTTTGACCTCGCGAGGACGCTGATCCATCCTGCCGCACCGCGCCTGATTGCGGTCGGCGGCCTGTCGGGCACCGGCAAGACGGTTCTGGCACAAGCGCTCGCACCCGTCGTCGCACCGCCCCCTGGGGCCGTCGTGCTGCGCAGCGACCTCGTTCGCAAGCAGATGTTCGGGGTCGAGGACACGCACCGCCTGCCGCCGTCCGCCTACACGCCGGAGCAAGCGGCGCGTGTCTACGATACGCTGGCTCAGCACACCCGGCGGGTGCTGGCGCAGGGCCATTCGGCGATCATCGACGGCGTATTCGCCCGCGAGGACGAACGGGACGCGATCGCCGTACTGGCGCGGGAGCGCAATGTGCCGCTGAACGGCCTGTTTCTGGTTGCGGACCTCGCGACCCGGCAGATGCGGATCGGAAGCCGCCGGGGAGACGCATCCGACGCCACGCAGGAGGTTGCTGCGCAGCAAGAGCACTATAATATCGGCCGCGTCGGCTGGGCGACCATCGATGCATCCGGGACTCGAGAGCAGACGCTCGAGAACTGCCGGGACGCGATCGCTGAAGGCAAATAA
- a CDS encoding ABC transporter ATP-binding protein, with the protein MDVSQDQFAIRVRDLVVGFGRQTVLDHLSLDVRRGEILGLVGASGGGKSVLMRTIIGLIPRQSGTIEVMGQPTGGHGRGAATTWGILFQQGALFSSLTVRQNVQFPLRENLVLSQELMDEIAIAKLEMVGLRAQDADKYPAELSGGMTKRVALARALALDPPILFLDEPTSGLDPIAAGDFDVLIKTLQRTLGLTVFMVTHDLASLTTVCDRVAALADGKIVAIGPMRELLQSEHPWVRAYFHGKRSQMLQHEMR; encoded by the coding sequence ATGGACGTATCGCAGGACCAGTTCGCGATCCGCGTCCGTGACCTCGTGGTCGGCTTCGGCCGCCAGACCGTGCTTGACCATCTCTCGCTCGACGTTCGCCGCGGCGAGATTCTCGGGTTGGTGGGCGCGTCCGGCGGCGGGAAGTCGGTGCTGATGCGCACCATCATCGGCCTCATCCCGCGCCAAAGCGGGACCATCGAAGTCATGGGGCAGCCCACCGGTGGCCACGGCCGCGGGGCCGCCACGACATGGGGTATTTTATTCCAGCAGGGCGCGCTGTTCTCCTCGTTGACGGTCCGCCAGAACGTCCAGTTTCCGTTGCGCGAAAACCTCGTACTGTCGCAGGAGCTGATGGACGAGATTGCGATCGCTAAGCTCGAAATGGTGGGCTTGCGCGCCCAGGACGCCGACAAATACCCGGCGGAGCTGTCCGGCGGCATGACCAAGCGCGTGGCCCTGGCGCGGGCGCTCGCGCTCGATCCGCCGATCCTGTTCCTGGACGAGCCGACCTCCGGCCTGGATCCGATCGCCGCCGGCGATTTCGACGTGCTGATCAAGACGCTGCAAAGGACGTTGGGGCTGACGGTGTTCATGGTGACCCACGACCTTGCGAGCCTGACCACGGTCTGCGACCGCGTTGCCGCACTCGCCGACGGCAAGATCGTGGCGATCGGCCCGATGCGCGAACTGCTGCAATCCGAGCATCCCTGGGTGCGCGCCTATTTCCACGGCAAGCGCTCGCAGATGCTGCAACACGAGATGAGATGA
- a CDS encoding PHA/PHB synthase family protein, which yields MSVVQIIPRTEEPAAQALPVNPVAGRAVSTVSSGGPAGVPAAADPLPTSDPYPFDRAFHAMLARFTGGISPLALSLAWLDWSSHLAAAPQRQMEMSRNVLRDTGRLAEAAVHATSSGQKPWSVIQPQGRDRRFSGPQWETAPFNLLAQAFLLTESWWRDAATGVRGVSHANEAIVEFSMRQTLDMLAPSNFAATNPKVLEKAFQSGGENFVFGWQNWCSDLMRLLSGSKLADDGQFVVGKTVAASPGKVVYRNELIELIQYHPTTAQVRPEPILIVPAWIMKYYILDLSPQNSLVKYLTGQGFTVFAISWRNPDERDRDLAFDDYRRLGVMAALDMIGLIVPGRKTHALGYCLGGTLLSIAAAAMERDGDNRFGTVTLLAAQTDFTEAGELTLFINESQVAFLEDMMWQRGYLDTTQMAGAFQLLRSNELIWSRLSHDYLMGEGAPMNDLMAWNADATRLPYRMHSEYLRKLFLDNDLAGGRYQVGGRSVSLSDIHAPMFVVGTLADHVAPWRSVYKIHYQVDADVTFLLTSGGHNAGVVAPPDEPGHSYQVLSKAEDAPYVGADEWLKLAPRVEGSWWPEWAKWLAVRSGAPCDPPSIGLGDTADLPDAPGDYVHT from the coding sequence ATGAGCGTCGTCCAGATAATTCCCCGGACTGAAGAGCCGGCGGCGCAGGCCCTCCCCGTCAATCCTGTGGCGGGTCGCGCGGTCTCGACCGTGAGCTCCGGAGGGCCTGCTGGGGTGCCGGCTGCCGCCGATCCTCTGCCAACATCCGATCCATATCCTTTCGACCGCGCGTTTCACGCGATGCTGGCGCGGTTCACGGGCGGGATTTCGCCACTGGCCTTGTCGCTGGCCTGGCTCGACTGGAGCTCGCACCTCGCTGCGGCGCCGCAGCGCCAGATGGAAATGTCGCGCAACGTGCTGCGCGACACCGGCCGGCTGGCGGAAGCCGCTGTGCACGCGACGTCATCGGGCCAAAAGCCGTGGTCCGTGATTCAGCCGCAGGGGCGGGATCGCCGTTTCAGCGGACCACAATGGGAGACCGCGCCGTTCAATCTGCTGGCGCAGGCATTTCTGCTCACAGAGAGCTGGTGGCGCGATGCCGCGACGGGTGTGCGCGGGGTTTCGCACGCAAACGAAGCCATCGTCGAGTTCTCGATGCGCCAGACGCTCGACATGCTGGCGCCTTCGAATTTCGCGGCGACCAATCCGAAGGTGCTGGAGAAGGCGTTCCAGAGTGGCGGAGAGAATTTTGTCTTCGGCTGGCAAAACTGGTGCAGCGACCTGATGCGCCTGCTCTCCGGCTCGAAGCTGGCGGACGACGGGCAGTTCGTGGTCGGCAAGACGGTGGCGGCATCGCCCGGCAAGGTCGTCTACCGCAACGAGCTGATCGAGCTGATACAGTACCATCCGACCACCGCGCAGGTGCGGCCCGAGCCGATCCTGATCGTGCCGGCCTGGATCATGAAGTACTACATCCTCGATCTCTCGCCACAGAACTCGCTGGTCAAATATCTGACCGGTCAAGGCTTCACCGTGTTCGCGATCTCCTGGCGCAACCCGGATGAGAGGGATCGCGATCTCGCCTTCGACGACTATCGCAGGCTGGGGGTCATGGCGGCGCTCGACATGATCGGTCTGATCGTGCCGGGGCGGAAGACCCACGCGCTCGGCTATTGTCTGGGAGGCACATTGCTGTCGATCGCAGCCGCTGCGATGGAGCGCGACGGTGACAACCGCTTTGGCACCGTTACTCTCCTTGCCGCCCAGACTGACTTCACCGAGGCCGGAGAGCTGACGCTTTTCATCAACGAGAGCCAGGTCGCCTTTCTCGAAGACATGATGTGGCAGCGTGGCTATCTCGACACGACGCAGATGGCCGGCGCCTTCCAGCTGCTGCGCTCCAACGAACTGATCTGGTCGCGTCTGTCACATGACTATCTGATGGGCGAGGGCGCGCCAATGAACGATCTGATGGCGTGGAATGCGGACGCAACGCGGCTGCCTTATCGCATGCATTCGGAATATCTGCGAAAGCTGTTCCTCGACAACGATCTGGCCGGGGGACGATATCAGGTCGGCGGCCGGAGCGTTTCGCTATCCGATATTCACGCCCCCATGTTCGTGGTCGGCACGCTGGCCGATCACGTCGCGCCGTGGCGGTCCGTCTACAAGATCCACTATCAGGTCGATGCCGATGTGACGTTCCTGTTGACCAGCGGCGGTCACAATGCCGGCGTCGTCGCGCCTCCCGACGAGCCCGGCCACAGCTATCAGGTGCTGAGCAAGGCCGAGGACGCGCCCTATGTCGGTGCGGATGAATGGCTGAAGCTGGCTCCGCGCGTCGAAGGGTCGTGGTGGCCGGAATGGGCCAAATGGCTGGCGGTGCGCTCCGGTGCGCCCTGCGATCCGCCGTCGATCGGACTTGGAGACACTGCCGACCTGCCTGATGCGCCGGGGGACTACGTCCACACCTAA
- a CDS encoding zinc-dependent alcohol dehydrogenase family protein encodes MRAMVLPAPRTRLQMEERPDPIPGEGQLRVKVSACGVCRTDLHLVDAELPDIRYPIVPGHEIVGRVDLVGPNVTTHAPGDRVGVPWLGFTCGHCRFCREGMENLCDAPLFTGYTRDGGYATHTIADARYAFPLGEEGDDVEIAPLLCAGLIGWRSLVLAGPAERLGLYGFGAAGHIVAQVAVWQGRSVYAFTRRGDAAAQDLARRLGAVWAGASDEVPDEPLDAAIIYAPSGELVPAALRAVRKGGRVVCAGIHMTDIPSFPYNLLWQERRLLSVANLTRQDGLDFLRIAPQAGVRAETTAFPLHRANEVLNMLRAGQILGAAVLTP; translated from the coding sequence ATGCGCGCGATGGTGTTGCCGGCCCCGCGAACGCGGCTCCAGATGGAGGAGCGGCCTGACCCGATACCCGGCGAGGGTCAGCTCCGGGTGAAGGTCAGCGCATGCGGCGTATGCCGGACCGATCTTCATCTCGTCGATGCCGAGCTGCCCGATATTCGCTATCCGATCGTGCCCGGCCACGAGATCGTCGGTCGGGTCGATCTCGTGGGTCCGAATGTCACCACGCATGCGCCCGGTGATCGCGTCGGCGTTCCCTGGCTGGGTTTCACTTGCGGGCATTGTCGCTTCTGCCGTGAGGGTATGGAAAACCTGTGTGACGCACCGCTGTTCACCGGCTACACGCGCGACGGCGGCTACGCGACCCACACCATCGCCGACGCACGCTATGCCTTTCCCCTCGGTGAGGAGGGCGACGACGTGGAGATTGCTCCTCTGCTGTGTGCAGGGCTGATCGGCTGGCGCTCGCTAGTCCTGGCCGGCCCTGCCGAACGGCTCGGCCTCTATGGTTTCGGCGCAGCTGGCCACATCGTTGCGCAAGTCGCGGTTTGGCAAGGGCGATCTGTTTACGCATTCACGCGACGCGGCGACGCTGCTGCCCAAGACCTTGCCCGTCGTCTCGGCGCCGTCTGGGCGGGAGCATCGGACGAGGTGCCAGACGAACCGCTCGACGCGGCCATCATCTACGCACCGTCGGGCGAGCTTGTCCCGGCCGCGCTGCGCGCCGTCCGCAAAGGCGGCCGCGTCGTATGCGCCGGCATCCACATGACCGACATTCCAAGCTTTCCATATAATCTGCTCTGGCAGGAACGGCGGTTGCTCTCGGTCGCCAATCTGACCCGGCAGGATGGCCTCGATTTTCTCAGGATCGCTCCGCAAGCCGGCGTGCGCGCCGAGACGACGGCATTTCCGCTTCATCGGGCCAACGAGGTCCTGAACATGCTGCGAGCCGGCCAGATTCTCGGCGCGGCCGTGCTGACGCCCTGA
- a CDS encoding bifunctional acetate--CoA ligase family protein/GNAT family N-acetyltransferase — MSTYRLNHLLAPRSVALVGASARPVSVGRAVLENIHKAGFKGQFGLVNPRHAEIGGVAAVKSLDGLDFVPELVVITAPAREIPDIIDQAGRRGSAGALIVSAGLGHGPGSLHETAIAAARKYGMRLIGPNCLGIMMPGVNLNASFAAHMPEAGSLALISQSGAIAAGMVDWAAPRGVGFSGIVSIGDQIDVDIADLLDYFAMDHKTRAILLYIESIKDARKFMSAARAAARVKPVVVVKSGRMAQGAKAAATHTGALAGADAVYDAAFRRAGVLRVSDLRELFDCAETLGRVESPAGKRLAILTNGGGIGVLAVDRLVELGGIPATISAEAREKLDAVLPPTWSGANPVDIVGDADASRYAAALEVLLADRDNDAVLVLNVQTAIASAAEIATTVTELVGKYRKEHRSWAKPVLAAWVGADQGIIQALSSAGVPNYPTEDDAVRGFMHLVRHREVVEELSQVPPAMPDTFVPDARGARQIITAAIADGREWLEPVEIKNLLEAYDIAMVPTYAATDVEQAVGYAKEIFAQGGTVVLKIMSRDITHKSDVGGVVLNLTTPEAVRGAAANILARAKKLRPEARIGGVIVQAMIVKAKARELILGLADDPTFGTVVVFGRGGTAVEIINDKALALPPLDLQLARDLIDRTRVSRLLKAYRDVPAVKQDAVAMVLVKLAQMAADIPEIREFDINPLLADETGVTAVDARVAVGPPQRKFVGSGPANFAVRAYPSQWERRIKLKDDWRIFVRPMRPEDEPTIHEFLRHVTAHDLRLRFFAPMKEFTHEFIARLTQLDYARAMAFIAFDEATGEMVGVVRLHSDSIYESGEYAILLRSDLKGRGLGWALMQLIINYAKSEGLKVISGDVLKENTVMLEMCRQLGFEVKPDPAEPDICDVKLKL; from the coding sequence ATGTCCACTTATCGTCTCAACCATCTGCTGGCGCCGCGTTCAGTTGCACTCGTCGGCGCGAGCGCCCGTCCGGTCTCCGTCGGACGCGCCGTTCTGGAGAACATTCACAAGGCCGGGTTCAAGGGGCAGTTCGGCCTCGTCAATCCACGCCATGCCGAAATCGGCGGCGTCGCCGCGGTGAAAAGCCTGGACGGCCTGGACTTCGTGCCCGAGCTCGTGGTCATCACCGCGCCGGCGCGCGAGATTCCTGACATCATCGACCAGGCCGGGCGTCGTGGATCGGCGGGCGCGCTGATCGTTTCGGCCGGGCTCGGCCACGGACCGGGATCTCTGCACGAGACTGCAATCGCAGCCGCCCGCAAATACGGCATGCGGCTGATCGGGCCGAACTGCCTCGGCATCATGATGCCCGGGGTCAACCTGAATGCCAGCTTTGCCGCGCACATGCCGGAGGCGGGCAGCCTCGCGCTGATCTCGCAATCGGGCGCGATCGCTGCCGGCATGGTCGACTGGGCGGCGCCGCGCGGCGTCGGCTTTTCCGGGATCGTCTCGATCGGCGATCAGATCGACGTCGATATCGCCGATCTGCTCGACTATTTCGCGATGGATCACAAGACCCGCGCGATCCTGCTCTACATCGAATCCATCAAGGACGCGCGCAAGTTCATGTCGGCGGCGCGTGCCGCCGCGCGCGTGAAGCCTGTCGTCGTGGTGAAATCCGGCCGCATGGCGCAGGGCGCAAAGGCGGCCGCCACGCATACCGGCGCGCTCGCCGGCGCCGACGCGGTCTATGACGCGGCGTTCCGCCGCGCGGGTGTGCTGCGGGTCTCCGACCTGCGTGAGCTGTTCGATTGTGCCGAGACACTTGGCCGCGTCGAATCGCCGGCGGGAAAGCGTCTCGCCATCCTGACCAACGGTGGCGGCATCGGCGTGCTCGCCGTCGATCGATTGGTCGAACTCGGCGGAATTCCGGCAACCATCTCGGCCGAGGCGCGCGAGAAGCTCGATGCGGTTCTGCCGCCGACCTGGTCCGGTGCAAATCCCGTCGACATCGTGGGCGATGCCGACGCCTCGCGCTATGCGGCGGCGCTGGAGGTGCTGCTAGCTGATCGCGACAACGACGCGGTCCTCGTCCTCAACGTGCAAACGGCGATCGCCTCGGCGGCCGAGATCGCCACGACCGTGACGGAGCTCGTCGGCAAGTATCGGAAGGAGCACCGCAGCTGGGCCAAGCCCGTATTGGCGGCCTGGGTCGGAGCCGATCAGGGCATCATTCAGGCGCTTTCCAGCGCCGGTGTACCGAACTATCCGACCGAGGACGACGCCGTACGTGGCTTCATGCATCTGGTCCGGCACCGCGAAGTGGTGGAGGAGCTGAGCCAGGTTCCTCCCGCGATGCCCGACACGTTCGTTCCGGATGCCCGGGGCGCGAGGCAGATCATCACCGCCGCGATCGCGGACGGTCGTGAGTGGCTCGAGCCTGTCGAGATCAAAAACCTGCTCGAAGCCTACGACATCGCCATGGTGCCGACCTATGCGGCGACCGACGTCGAACAGGCGGTAGGCTATGCAAAGGAGATCTTCGCACAGGGTGGCACCGTCGTGCTGAAGATCATGTCGCGGGACATCACCCACAAATCCGATGTCGGCGGCGTCGTTCTCAACCTGACCACGCCTGAAGCCGTGCGAGGGGCTGCCGCGAACATTCTCGCGCGGGCGAAGAAGCTGCGTCCGGAGGCGCGTATCGGCGGTGTCATCGTCCAGGCGATGATCGTCAAGGCAAAAGCGCGCGAGCTGATCCTGGGTCTCGCCGACGATCCCACGTTCGGCACCGTCGTCGTGTTCGGGCGCGGCGGCACGGCGGTGGAGATCATCAACGACAAGGCGCTGGCGCTGCCGCCGCTGGACTTGCAGCTCGCTCGCGACCTGATCGACCGCACGCGCGTGTCGCGGCTGCTGAAGGCCTATCGTGACGTACCGGCGGTCAAGCAAGATGCCGTGGCCATGGTATTGGTCAAGCTGGCGCAGATGGCGGCCGATATTCCCGAGATCCGCGAATTCGACATCAATCCGCTGCTGGCGGACGAAACCGGCGTGACCGCGGTCGATGCCCGGGTCGCGGTCGGGCCGCCGCAACGGAAGTTCGTGGGCTCGGGCCCGGCCAATTTCGCCGTTCGCGCCTATCCGTCACAATGGGAGCGCCGCATCAAGCTCAAGGACGACTGGCGCATCTTCGTTCGCCCGATGCGCCCCGAGGACGAGCCTACCATCCACGAATTCCTGCGTCACGTCACGGCGCACGACCTTCGCCTGCGCTTCTTCGCGCCGATGAAGGAGTTTACCCACGAGTTCATCGCGCGCCTGACCCAGCTCGACTATGCGCGGGCGATGGCCTTCATCGCCTTCGACGAGGCCACCGGCGAAATGGTCGGTGTGGTCCGGCTCCACTCGGATTCGATCTACGAGAGCGGCGAATACGCGATCCTGCTGCGGTCCGATCTCAAGGGCAGGGGGCTCGGCTGGGCGCTCATGCAGCTCATCATCAACTACGCCAAGTCGGAGGGGCTGAAAGTCATCTCGGGCGACGTTCTCAAGGAGAACACCGTGATGCTCGAAATGTGCCGGCAACTCGGCTTTGAAGTGAAGCCGGATCCGGCCGAACCCGACATCTGCGATGTGAAGTTGAAGCTCTGA
- a CDS encoding universal stress protein, producing the protein MPIKDVFLPLVGQPRGPALVAIEKCVAVAADLGARITALALEQDVFERPKVMLPYDGDSTEAGSSSEVNDTQQLLNAFTNAASRANIRAQSRTGKVPADQIAAILAEHARFSDLTLFPVKPHDSRTEHIIETFLFESGRPLLLCPEQHAEQLRPEFENVMIAWDHSARAARAVGDAMPILQAATSVRVVTVAEDKADAVVQSGSALVDHLREHGVYASSEAATGNGSSIGKVLGSWANSHGMDAIVMGAYHHSRLNEIVWGGVTKTVIGQPPCWVMISH; encoded by the coding sequence ATGCCCATCAAGGATGTCTTTTTGCCGCTTGTCGGCCAGCCGCGCGGACCAGCCTTGGTTGCGATCGAGAAATGTGTGGCCGTCGCCGCCGATCTCGGCGCCAGGATCACGGCGCTCGCGCTCGAGCAAGACGTTTTCGAGCGGCCGAAGGTGATGCTGCCCTATGACGGCGATTCCACGGAGGCCGGCAGTTCTAGTGAGGTGAACGACACCCAGCAGCTCCTCAATGCCTTCACCAATGCGGCTTCCCGCGCCAACATCCGCGCCCAGAGCCGAACGGGCAAGGTGCCGGCGGATCAGATCGCGGCGATCCTGGCCGAGCATGCCCGTTTCAGCGATCTCACGCTGTTCCCCGTGAAGCCGCACGACAGCCGAACGGAGCACATCATCGAAACCTTCCTGTTCGAATCCGGGCGGCCGCTGCTGCTCTGCCCGGAGCAGCATGCGGAGCAGTTGCGGCCGGAATTCGAGAACGTCATGATCGCTTGGGATCATTCTGCCCGCGCGGCGCGTGCGGTCGGCGACGCGATGCCGATTCTTCAGGCTGCCACCTCGGTCCGCGTGGTGACGGTGGCAGAGGACAAGGCTGACGCGGTCGTTCAATCCGGCTCGGCTCTCGTCGACCATCTGAGAGAACACGGGGTCTATGCCTCCTCCGAAGCGGCGACCGGCAACGGCAGTTCGATCGGCAAGGTCCTGGGAAGTTGGGCGAATTCCCATGGCATGGATGCGATCGTGATGGGCGCCTATCATCATTCACGCCTGAACGAGATCGTGTGGGGCGGTGTGACAAAGACCGTCATTGGCCAGCCACCGTGCTGGGTTATGATCTCGCACTAG